The following nucleotide sequence is from Pithys albifrons albifrons isolate INPA30051 chromosome 2, PitAlb_v1, whole genome shotgun sequence.
GTGATCACAAATACCAGTGCCCTGCACGCCGGAGAGTGGTAGGGAACTGCCAGAGGTTCATGGAGAAGCAATCCTTCTCCGGCCCCATATCACCGTGCCTTCTCCTCCTGGGCAGGTAAGAGCAGCTTGTAATGGGATCCCAGGTCACGAACAGGGTCTCCATTGTACATGAGAGGCCCCTTCCCTATAAAACTCTCCGACAGTGGTTACTGGGCGCTGGGGAGGGGAGCTAAGCGAACgcatttagaaagaaatttttctgcaAGGGCCAGAGTCCGGTTTTTCTCTCTCCCGCAGCCGCGGGTGCCGGGGACGGCAGAGCCCGCGGTCAGGAGCGGCAGGGTCGGGACGGGACTGCGGGATCCAGACGGGGCGGCGGCTCCGTCCCGCCGCGCCTCAGAGCCCTGCGGCGAGAAACAGGGGCCCAGGCTCCGCGCTCCGGCGCTCCCCCTCTCCCCCGACGGGCGCCTGCAGCGTCAATCACGGCGGAAATTTCTCTCTCGCTAGCTAATATCTCAGCTCTCAGGGCCGCCTCTGAGTGGATCTGAGCAATCTGTCAACCCAGCCGGGGAGCCACCTCAAAACAGATCGGGTTACCCCTGATTGACAGCGTCACCATGGCAAATAATTTGACTAAAACTATTGTCTTCTCCTGGCAGTCCCCGGGTCAGATAACCGGACCAATCACAGAGCGGATAATCACTTTTCATGCCAGCTTAgaataatattatttaaaaaaaaaaaaaaaggagagagagggagagagagagagagagagagaaagaaaggggggaaaactCCGAGAGGGAGAGGAGCGAGGGAGTAGGGCTTTACCACTATATTATGTGGGATCTGGcggtggggggtgggggggaagcaGGGAGATCCCAAACCGGCGGCcgaggggggtgggggtgtgaGAGTCGCGGCCGCTGCGAGCGCTGCAGATAGGAGACAAAAGAGGCACGAAGTTACTCTCGCAACTTGGACTTACAAAAAGAAGGCGGCGGCCAGGGAGAAAAGCCGCCCGCGCTCAGGCTCTCGAGACTTTTTTTCGTCGCTCTTCGCCTTTTTTCCCCGGCTCCCGCGACCGCCCCGGGGCCGGACGCCGCCGATGGCCGCGGCCCCCCGCGCCCGGCCGTGACGCCCGAGCGGGCCCCGCCGGGCGCCGCCGCCCCGGGGCCGGCCCCGCATGCCGGGCGCTGCCTGCCGCCTCGCGCCGCTTCCCTCTATGTGGCCATAGGGCGCGCGGCGGGGCAGGGCTCACCATGTCGATGCTCCCGACTTTTGGCTTCACTCAAGAGCAAGTGGCCTGCGTCTGTGAGGTGCTCCAGCAAGGCGGCAACATCGAGCGACTGGGGCGGTTCCTCtggtccctccctgcctgcGAGCACCTCCACAAGAACGAGAGCGTTCTGAAGGCCAAGGCGGTGGTGGCTTTCCACCGGGGCAACTTCCGCGAGCTCTACAAGATCCTAGAGAGTCACCAATTCTCGGCGCATAACCACcccaagctgcagcagctctggctgaaggCGCACTACATCGAGGCGGAGAAGCTGCGGGGGCGACCCCTAGGGGCGGTGGGCAAGTACCGGGTGCGCCGCAAGTTCCCTCTGCCCCGCTCCATCTGGGACGGCGAGGAAACCAGCTACTGCTTCAAGGAGAAGAGCCGCAGCGTCCTCCGCGAGTGGTACGCCCACAACCCCTATCCGTCCCCACGCGAGAAGCGGGAA
It contains:
- the SIX2 gene encoding homeobox protein SIX2 is translated as MSMLPTFGFTQEQVACVCEVLQQGGNIERLGRFLWSLPACEHLHKNESVLKAKAVVAFHRGNFRELYKILESHQFSAHNHPKLQQLWLKAHYIEAEKLRGRPLGAVGKYRVRRKFPLPRSIWDGEETSYCFKEKSRSVLREWYAHNPYPSPREKRELAEATGLTTTQVSNWFKNRRQRDRAAEAKERENNENSNSNSHNPLSASMNGNKTVLGSSEDEKTPSGTPDHTSSSPALLLSSNPGLQPLHGLGHPQGPSAIPVPSADPMHHHSLQDSILNPMSSNLVDLGS